The Pseudomonas sp. MM223 genome segment GGAAGTGGACATGGACAAGGCCATGACGGCCCGCATGAAGGTCTACGAAGGCGAGGTCAAGACCTTGCTGCGCAAAGAGCGCGTCCGCTACCGCAGCCTGCCGCAGCAGGATGGCGGCATCATGCTGGGCTTCTCTGACGATGCAACCCGCGAGCAGGCACGTGCCCTGATCCGCAAGAATTTCAATGATTTCGACCTGACCACCACCGAGCGCAACGACCTCGCCGTGCTGCGTCTGGCGCTGACTCAGGCAAAAGTTGCCGAGATCCGCGAATACTCGATCAAGCAGAACCTCACCACCGTCCGCAACCGTGTCAACGAGCTGGGCGTGGCTGAGCCGCTGGTACAGCGCCAGGGCGCCAACCGTATCGTGGTCGAGCTGCCAGGCGTGCAGGACACTGCCGAAGCCAAGCGTATCCTCGGTAAAACCGCCAACCTGGAGTTCCGTTTTGGTGCTGAGCCGGGTGCGTCCAAGGCCACTACCGAAGTGTTCGAATTCCGCGAAGGCGGCCGTTCTGCCCCGGTCGAGCGCGGCCTGATCATCACCGGTGACCAGGTTACCGACGCCCAGGCCAGCTTTGACGAGCACGGCCGCCCACAAGTGAACATCCGCCTGGATGGCCACGGTGGCGAGCTGATGAGCCGTGCTACCCGTAGCAATGTCGGCCGCAGCATGGCGGTGATCTTCATCGAGCAGAAGCCGGTCACCCGCTATGTGAAGCAGACCGTCGACGGCGTCGAAAAAGACGTTGCCGTACAAAGCTTCGTGGAAGAGAAAAAGATCATCAGCCTGGCGACCATCCAGTCGCCGCTGGGCAGCCAGTTCCGTATCACCGGCCTGAACGGCCAGGGTGAATCGTCCGAACTGGCCCTGCTGCTGCGTGCCGGTGGTCTGGCCGCGCCGATGTACTTCGCTGAAGAACGTACCATTGGCCCAAGCCTGGGTGCCGACAACATCACCAAGGGTATCGATGCGTCGTTGTGGGGCATGCTGTTCGTCTCGCTGTTCATCATCGCCATCTACCGTGGCTTCGGCGTGATCGCCACCATCGCCCTGGCGGGCAACATGGTGCTGCTGTTGGCGCTGATGTCGCTGCTGGGGGCCACCCTGACCCTGCCGGGTATTGCCGGTATCGTGTTGACCATGGGTATGGCGGTGGACGCCAACGTGCTGATCTTCTCGCGTATCCGCGAAGAACTGAAAGCCGGCATGTCGGTACAGCGCGCCATCCACGAAGGTTTCAACCGCGCCTACACCGCGATCATCGACGCCAACCTGACCAGCCTGCTGGTCGGCGGCATCCTGTTCGCCATGGGTACCGGCCCGGTCAAAGGCTTTGCGGTTACCATGTCCCTCGGGATTTTCACCTCGATGTTCACCGCCGTCATGGTGACCCGTGCAATGGTCAACCTGACCTGCGGCGGGCGTGACATCAAGAAGCTGTGGGTTTGAGGGAGCGCGATGAAAACCATCAACTTCATGGGCGTGCGCAATGTCGCGTTCGCCATTACCGTGCTCCTCACCGTGCTGGCGCTGTTCAGCTGGTGGCAGAAAGGCCTCAACTTTGGCCTGGACTTCACCGGCGGTACGCTGATCGAGCTGACCTACGAGCGCCCGGCCGACCTTAAGGCGGTGCGTGCCGAGCTGGTCGATTCTGGCTTCCACGAGGCTGTGGTGCAGAGCTTCGGCGCTACCACCG includes the following:
- the secD gene encoding Protein translocase subunit SecD (*Name secD), whose product is MLNKYPLWKYALIVLVLVVGFIYSAPNLYPDDPAVQISGASSALQVNQADLDRVSKALVDAKIAVKGASLGEKGSGLIRLTNQEDQLPAKDVVRKALGDDYVVALNLAQTTPQWLRNLGASPMKLGLDLSGGVHFLLEVDMDKAMTARMKVYEGEVKTLLRKERVRYRSLPQQDGGIMLGFSDDATREQARALIRKNFNDFDLTTTERNDLAVLRLALTQAKVAEIREYSIKQNLTTVRNRVNELGVAEPLVQRQGANRIVVELPGVQDTAEAKRILGKTANLEFRFGAEPGASKATTEVFEFREGGRSAPVERGLIITGDQVTDAQASFDEHGRPQVNIRLDGHGGELMSRATRSNVGRSMAVIFIEQKPVTRYVKQTVDGVEKDVAVQSFVEEKKIISLATIQSPLGSQFRITGLNGQGESSELALLLRAGGLAAPMYFAEERTIGPSLGADNITKGIDASLWGMLFVSLFIIAIYRGFGVIATIALAGNMVLLLALMSLLGATLTLPGIAGIVLTMGMAVDANVLIFSRIREELKAGMSVQRAIHEGFNRAYTAIIDANLTSLLVGGILFAMGTGPVKGFAVTMSLGIFTSMFTAVMVTRAMVNLTCGGRDIKKLWV